The Desmodus rotundus isolate HL8 chromosome 3, HLdesRot8A.1, whole genome shotgun sequence genome includes a region encoding these proteins:
- the ZNF644 gene encoding zinc finger protein 644 isoform X4: MDDLKINTDITGAKEELLDDSNFISDKESRVHKPKDCQTFQNSNTFTLPEELSKDKSEKALSGGQSTVFIHAGAPAVSSENFILPQGAAVNGPVSHSSLTKTSNMNKGSVSLTSGQPVDQPTTEPCSPSKVAADLQLSTPQKASQHQVLFLLSDVAHAKNPPHSIKKLPTSASVGCDIQNSVGSSVKSDSTLINQVEVGEDSEDLLVKDDCVNTLTGISSGTDEFRSENDTNWDPQKEFIHFLMTNEETVDKAPVHSKVGLEKKRKRKMDVSKITRYTEDCLSDSNCIPNKSKMLEVDFLEQNEELQAIDSQKYALSKVKPESTDEDLESMDAFQHIIYNPDKCGEDSSPVHTSTFLSNTLKKKCEESDSESPATFSTEEPSFYPCTKCNVNFREKKHLHRHMMYHLDGNSHFRHLNVPRPYACRECGRTFRDRNSLLKHMIIHQERRQKLMEEIRELKELQDEGRSARLQCPQCVFGTNCPKTFVQHAKTHEKDKRYYCCEECNFMAVTENELECHRGIAHGAVVKCPIVSSDVAQRKTQKKSFMKDSVTGSSKKSATYICKMCPFTTSARSILKKHMEYLHSSSCIDSFGSTLGLGKKKGNILEEPLGNDSTKPLIKQQSTTFPKNSAVKQDVKRTYGSSSQSNNFSKFHKRPHRIQKARKSIAQSGGVNVCNQNNSHKTVMIKSGIDQKAKYFHQATKEKSNSKANSNYLYRHKYANYRMIKKSDESYPLHFKKEEADSLNSVHLFSSSNSHTNSFILDSHSSDTKRPESFRDHRRVSIKRVVKESKKENSAGGEDLDSYPDFLHKMTVVVLQKLNSAEKKDSYETEDESSWDNVELSDYTTQAIEDETYNDINQEHVNLFPLFKSKVEGEEPGENTTLSYDQNDGFYFEYYEDAGTNTFLHDIHDPQHLESAETSLTKHSSVFHWTDLSLEKKSCPYCPATFETGVGLSNHVRGHLHRAGLSYEARHVVSPEQIATSDKMQHFKRTGTGTPVKRVRKAIEKSETTSEHTCQLCGGWFDTKIGLSNHVRGHLKRLGKTKWDAHKSPICVLNEMMQNEEKYEKILKALNSRRIIPRPFVAQKLSSSDDFLSQNVIPLEAYHNGLKTEAISVSASEEEGLSFLNEYDETKPELPSGKKNQSLTLIELLKNKRMGEERNSAIFPQKIHNQTARKRFVQKCVLPLNEDSSLMYQPQKMDLTMHSGMPVKLRTCVHCNTTFTSAVSLSNHLRAYARKKSAGLVTGTAVMT, from the exons ATGGACGATTTGAAGATAAACACCGATATTACTGGTGCTAAAGAAGAACTCCTAGATGACAGCAATTTTATCTCAGATAAAGAGAGTAGAGTTCATAAACCAAAAGATTGTCAGACATTTCAGAATAGTAATACGTTCACTCTGCCTGAAGAACTGTCAAAGGACAAATCTGAAAAAGCCTTAAGTGGAGGCCAGTCTACTGTATTTATACATGCTGGTGCTCCTGCTGTTTCTAGTGAAAACTTTATCTTGCCTCAAGGAGCTGCTGTTAATGGACCAGTTTCACACTCCTCCTTAACTAAGACTTCCAATATGAATAAAGGCAGTGTTTCATTAACCTCTGGACAGCCTGTGGATCAGCCAACAACAGAACCTTGTTCACCTTCGAAAGTGGCAGCTGATCTTCAGCTGTCTACACCACAGAAAGCAAGTCAACaccaagttttgtttttgttatcagATGTAGCACATGCTAAGAATCCACCCCATTCCATTAAAAAACTACCTACCTCTGCTTCAGTTGGTTGTGACATTCAGAATTCAGTCGGGAGTAGTGTAAAGTCAGATAGCACTTTAATAAATCAAGTAGAGGTGGGTGAGGATAGTGAAGATTTATTGGTAAAAGATGATTGTGTCAATACATTAACAGGCATTTCCTCAGGTACAGATGAATTTAGGTCAGAAAATGATACAAACTGGGACCCCCAAAAagagttcattcattttcttatgaCTAATGAAGAGACAGTGGATAAAGCTCCAGTTCATTCTAAAGTAggtttagaaaaaaagagaaagcgaAAAATGGATGTAAGCAAGATAACTCGTTATACTGAGGATTGTTTAAGTGACTCTAATTGTATACCCAATAAATCAAAGATGCTAGAAGTAGACtttctggaacagaatgaagaactaCAAGCAATAGACTCACAGAAATATGCATTATCAAAAGTGAAGCCTGAATCAACTGATGAAGACTTGGAATCTATGGATGCTTTTcaacatataatttataatcCAGATAAGTGTGGAGAAGACAGTTCCCCTGTTCATACTAGCACTTTTCTTTcaaataccttaaaaaaaaaatgtgaagaaagtgATTCTGAGTCACCCGCTACTTTTAGCACCGAAGAGCCATCATTCTACCCCTGTACAAAGTGCAATGTGAATTTTAGGGAGAAAAAGCACCTCCACAGGCATATGATGTATCATTTAGATGGGAATAGTCACTTTCGCCATCTTAATGTCCCAAGGCCATATGCTTGTAGGGAATGTGGGCGGACATTTAGAGATCGAAACTCACTTCTAAAGCATATGATTATTCAccaagaaagaagacagaaattgaTGGAGGAAATTCGTGAGTTGAAAGAACTTCAGGATGAAGGAAGAAGTGCACGATTACAGTGCCCTCAGTGTGTATTTGGTACCAATTGCCCTAAAACATTTGTGCAACATGCTAAAACCcatgaaaaagataaaaggtaCTACTGCTGTGAGGAGTGTAACTTCATGGCAGTGACAGAAAATGAATTGGAATGTCATCGAGGAATTGCCCATGGAGCAGTGGTAAAATGCCCTATTGTCAGTTCTGATGTAGCCCAGAGAAAAACGCAAAAAAAGTCTTTCATGAAAGACTCTGTTACAGGATCATCCAAAAAATCTGCTACCTACATATGTAAAATGTGTCCTTTTACTACTTCAGCCAGAAGTATTTTGAAAAAACACATGGAGTACTTGCATTCATCATCATGCATTGATTCATTTGGTAGTACTCTTGGACTTggtaaaaaaaaaggtaacatcCTTGAAGAACCTCTGGGTAATGATAGCACTAAACCATTAATTAAGCAACAGTCAACAACATTTCCAAAGAACTCTGCTGTAAAACAAGATGTAAAGCGAACATATGGATCATCCTCacaatcaaataatttttcaaaattccatAAGCGGCCACACAGAATACAAAAAGCTCGGAAAAGCATTGCCCAGTCAGGTGGTGTAAACGTGTGCAATCAAAACAATTCTCATAAGACTGTAATGATTAAAAGTGGCATTGACCAAAAAGCAAAGTATTTCCatcaagcaacaaaagaaaaatctaattcCAAGGCAAATAGCAACTATTTATATAGACACAAATATGCAAACTACAGGATGATCAAAAAATCAGATGAATCATATCCTCTgcatttcaaaaaagaagaagCTGATTCATTAAATTCTGTACATCTGTTTTCATCAAGTAATTCTCACACCAATAGTTTTATTTTAGACTCTCACAGCTCTGACACCAAAAGGCCAGAAAGCTTCAGAGACCACAGGCGTGTATCTATAAAGCGAGTGGTTAAGGAATCTAAGAAGGAAAATTCTGCTGGAGGAGAAGACTTGGATAGCTATCCAGATTTCTTGCATAAAATGACTGTTGTTGTCTTGCAGAAACTTAATTCTGCTGAAAAGAAAGATAGCTATGAAACAGAAGATGAAAGTTCCTGGGATAATGTTGAGCTAAGTGACTACACTACACAGGCTATAGAAGATGAAACATATAATGATATTAATCAAGAACATGTAAACCTGTTCCCTCTATTTAAAAGCAAAGTGGAAGGTGAAGAGCCTGGAGAAAATACTACCCTTAGTTATGATCAAAATGAtggcttttattttgaatattatgaagaTGCTGGAACTAATACCTTTTTGCATGACATACACGATCCTCAGCATTTAGAAAGTGCAGAAACTTCATTGACAAAGCATAGTTCTGTTTTTCATTGGACTGATTTGTCTCTTGAGAAGAAATCATGTCCTTACTGCCCAGCAACGTTTGAAACAGGTGTTGGGTTGTCGAATCATGTCCGGGGACATCTTCACAGAGCAGGATTAAGCTATGAAGCCCGTCATGTTGTATCACCGGAACAAATAGCCACAAGTGACAAAATGCAACATTTCAAAAGAACTGGCACAGGGACACCTGTTAAGCGAGTTAGAAAAG ctaTAGAGAAGTCTGAAACCACTTCTGAACACACTTGTCAGCTCTGTGGTGGTTGGTTTGATACTAAAATTGGATTATCAAATCATGTTAGAGGCCACCTGAAAAGACTTGGAAAGACCAAGTGGGATGCTCACAAATCTCCAATTTGTGTTCTGAATGAGATgatgcaaaatgaagaaaaatatgaaaaaatcttaaaggcatTGAACAGTCGCCGTATTATTCCCAGACCATTTGTAGCTCAAAAACTTTCGTCAAGTGATGACTTTCTATCTCAAAATGTTATACCTCTTGAAGCATACCATAATGGCCTAAAGACTGAAGCTATATCAGTATCTGCATCAGAGGAAGAAGGGCTGAGTTTCTTAAACGAATATGATGAAACCAAACCAGAACTGCCCAGTGGAAAAAAGAACCAGTCTCTTACATTGATAGaactgcttaaaaataaaaggatgggagaagaaaggaaTTCTGCTATTTTTCCTCAAAAGATCCATAATCAAACTGCAAGAAAGAGATTTGTTCAGAAATGTGTTCTTCCATTAAATGAAGATAGTTCATTAATGTATCAACCACAAAAAATGGACTTGACTATGCACTCAG GTATGCCTGTGAAGCTTAGAACATGTGTGCATTGCAATACGACGTTTACAAGTGCTGTTAGCCTGTCCAACCACTTACGCGCTTATGCACGAAAGAAGAGTGCTGGACTTGTGACTGGTACAG CTGTAATGACATAA
- the ZNF644 gene encoding zinc finger protein 644 isoform X3 has translation MDDLKINTDITGAKEELLDDSNFISDKESRVHKPKDCQTFQNSNTFTLPEELSKDKSEKALSGGQSTVFIHAGAPAVSSENFILPQGAAVNGPVSHSSLTKTSNMNKGSVSLTSGQPVDQPTTEPCSPSKVAADLQLSTPQKASQHQVLFLLSDVAHAKNPPHSIKKLPTSASVGCDIQNSVGSSVKSDSTLINQVEVGEDSEDLLVKDDCVNTLTGISSGTDEFRSENDTNWDPQKEFIHFLMTNEETVDKAPVHSKVGLEKKRKRKMDVSKITRYTEDCLSDSNCIPNKSKMLEVDFLEQNEELQAIDSQKYALSKVKPESTDEDLESMDAFQHIIYNPDKCGEDSSPVHTSTFLSNTLKKKCEESDSESPATFSTEEPSFYPCTKCNVNFREKKHLHRHMMYHLDGNSHFRHLNVPRPYACRECGRTFRDRNSLLKHMIIHQERRQKLMEEIRELKELQDEGRSARLQCPQCVFGTNCPKTFVQHAKTHEKDKRYYCCEECNFMAVTENELECHRGIAHGAVVKCPIVSSDVAQRKTQKKSFMKDSVTGSSKKSATYICKMCPFTTSARSILKKHMEYLHSSSCIDSFGSTLGLGKKKGNILEEPLGNDSTKPLIKQQSTTFPKNSAVKQDVKRTYGSSSQSNNFSKFHKRPHRIQKARKSIAQSGGVNVCNQNNSHKTVMIKSGIDQKAKYFHQATKEKSNSKANSNYLYRHKYANYRMIKKSDESYPLHFKKEEADSLNSVHLFSSSNSHTNSFILDSHSSDTKRPESFRDHRRVSIKRVVKESKKENSAGGEDLDSYPDFLHKMTVVVLQKLNSAEKKDSYETEDESSWDNVELSDYTTQAIEDETYNDINQEHVNLFPLFKSKVEGEEPGENTTLSYDQNDGFYFEYYEDAGTNTFLHDIHDPQHLESAETSLTKHSSVFHWTDLSLEKKSCPYCPATFETGVGLSNHVRGHLHRAGLSYEARHVVSPEQIATSDKMQHFKRTGTGTPVKRVRKAIEKSETTSEHTCQLCGGWFDTKIGLSNHVRGHLKRLGKTKWDAHKSPICVLNEMMQNEEKYEKILKALNSRRIIPRPFVAQKLSSSDDFLSQNVIPLEAYHNGLKTEAISVSASEEEGLSFLNEYDETKPELPSGKKNQSLTLIELLKNKRMGEERNSAIFPQKIHNQTARKRFVQKCVLPLNEDSSLMYQPQKMDLTMHSGMPVKLRTCVHCNTTFTSAVSLSNHLRAYARKKSAGLVTGTVKGNDEESRKALELKRWKR, from the exons ATGGACGATTTGAAGATAAACACCGATATTACTGGTGCTAAAGAAGAACTCCTAGATGACAGCAATTTTATCTCAGATAAAGAGAGTAGAGTTCATAAACCAAAAGATTGTCAGACATTTCAGAATAGTAATACGTTCACTCTGCCTGAAGAACTGTCAAAGGACAAATCTGAAAAAGCCTTAAGTGGAGGCCAGTCTACTGTATTTATACATGCTGGTGCTCCTGCTGTTTCTAGTGAAAACTTTATCTTGCCTCAAGGAGCTGCTGTTAATGGACCAGTTTCACACTCCTCCTTAACTAAGACTTCCAATATGAATAAAGGCAGTGTTTCATTAACCTCTGGACAGCCTGTGGATCAGCCAACAACAGAACCTTGTTCACCTTCGAAAGTGGCAGCTGATCTTCAGCTGTCTACACCACAGAAAGCAAGTCAACaccaagttttgtttttgttatcagATGTAGCACATGCTAAGAATCCACCCCATTCCATTAAAAAACTACCTACCTCTGCTTCAGTTGGTTGTGACATTCAGAATTCAGTCGGGAGTAGTGTAAAGTCAGATAGCACTTTAATAAATCAAGTAGAGGTGGGTGAGGATAGTGAAGATTTATTGGTAAAAGATGATTGTGTCAATACATTAACAGGCATTTCCTCAGGTACAGATGAATTTAGGTCAGAAAATGATACAAACTGGGACCCCCAAAAagagttcattcattttcttatgaCTAATGAAGAGACAGTGGATAAAGCTCCAGTTCATTCTAAAGTAggtttagaaaaaaagagaaagcgaAAAATGGATGTAAGCAAGATAACTCGTTATACTGAGGATTGTTTAAGTGACTCTAATTGTATACCCAATAAATCAAAGATGCTAGAAGTAGACtttctggaacagaatgaagaactaCAAGCAATAGACTCACAGAAATATGCATTATCAAAAGTGAAGCCTGAATCAACTGATGAAGACTTGGAATCTATGGATGCTTTTcaacatataatttataatcCAGATAAGTGTGGAGAAGACAGTTCCCCTGTTCATACTAGCACTTTTCTTTcaaataccttaaaaaaaaaatgtgaagaaagtgATTCTGAGTCACCCGCTACTTTTAGCACCGAAGAGCCATCATTCTACCCCTGTACAAAGTGCAATGTGAATTTTAGGGAGAAAAAGCACCTCCACAGGCATATGATGTATCATTTAGATGGGAATAGTCACTTTCGCCATCTTAATGTCCCAAGGCCATATGCTTGTAGGGAATGTGGGCGGACATTTAGAGATCGAAACTCACTTCTAAAGCATATGATTATTCAccaagaaagaagacagaaattgaTGGAGGAAATTCGTGAGTTGAAAGAACTTCAGGATGAAGGAAGAAGTGCACGATTACAGTGCCCTCAGTGTGTATTTGGTACCAATTGCCCTAAAACATTTGTGCAACATGCTAAAACCcatgaaaaagataaaaggtaCTACTGCTGTGAGGAGTGTAACTTCATGGCAGTGACAGAAAATGAATTGGAATGTCATCGAGGAATTGCCCATGGAGCAGTGGTAAAATGCCCTATTGTCAGTTCTGATGTAGCCCAGAGAAAAACGCAAAAAAAGTCTTTCATGAAAGACTCTGTTACAGGATCATCCAAAAAATCTGCTACCTACATATGTAAAATGTGTCCTTTTACTACTTCAGCCAGAAGTATTTTGAAAAAACACATGGAGTACTTGCATTCATCATCATGCATTGATTCATTTGGTAGTACTCTTGGACTTggtaaaaaaaaaggtaacatcCTTGAAGAACCTCTGGGTAATGATAGCACTAAACCATTAATTAAGCAACAGTCAACAACATTTCCAAAGAACTCTGCTGTAAAACAAGATGTAAAGCGAACATATGGATCATCCTCacaatcaaataatttttcaaaattccatAAGCGGCCACACAGAATACAAAAAGCTCGGAAAAGCATTGCCCAGTCAGGTGGTGTAAACGTGTGCAATCAAAACAATTCTCATAAGACTGTAATGATTAAAAGTGGCATTGACCAAAAAGCAAAGTATTTCCatcaagcaacaaaagaaaaatctaattcCAAGGCAAATAGCAACTATTTATATAGACACAAATATGCAAACTACAGGATGATCAAAAAATCAGATGAATCATATCCTCTgcatttcaaaaaagaagaagCTGATTCATTAAATTCTGTACATCTGTTTTCATCAAGTAATTCTCACACCAATAGTTTTATTTTAGACTCTCACAGCTCTGACACCAAAAGGCCAGAAAGCTTCAGAGACCACAGGCGTGTATCTATAAAGCGAGTGGTTAAGGAATCTAAGAAGGAAAATTCTGCTGGAGGAGAAGACTTGGATAGCTATCCAGATTTCTTGCATAAAATGACTGTTGTTGTCTTGCAGAAACTTAATTCTGCTGAAAAGAAAGATAGCTATGAAACAGAAGATGAAAGTTCCTGGGATAATGTTGAGCTAAGTGACTACACTACACAGGCTATAGAAGATGAAACATATAATGATATTAATCAAGAACATGTAAACCTGTTCCCTCTATTTAAAAGCAAAGTGGAAGGTGAAGAGCCTGGAGAAAATACTACCCTTAGTTATGATCAAAATGAtggcttttattttgaatattatgaagaTGCTGGAACTAATACCTTTTTGCATGACATACACGATCCTCAGCATTTAGAAAGTGCAGAAACTTCATTGACAAAGCATAGTTCTGTTTTTCATTGGACTGATTTGTCTCTTGAGAAGAAATCATGTCCTTACTGCCCAGCAACGTTTGAAACAGGTGTTGGGTTGTCGAATCATGTCCGGGGACATCTTCACAGAGCAGGATTAAGCTATGAAGCCCGTCATGTTGTATCACCGGAACAAATAGCCACAAGTGACAAAATGCAACATTTCAAAAGAACTGGCACAGGGACACCTGTTAAGCGAGTTAGAAAAG ctaTAGAGAAGTCTGAAACCACTTCTGAACACACTTGTCAGCTCTGTGGTGGTTGGTTTGATACTAAAATTGGATTATCAAATCATGTTAGAGGCCACCTGAAAAGACTTGGAAAGACCAAGTGGGATGCTCACAAATCTCCAATTTGTGTTCTGAATGAGATgatgcaaaatgaagaaaaatatgaaaaaatcttaaaggcatTGAACAGTCGCCGTATTATTCCCAGACCATTTGTAGCTCAAAAACTTTCGTCAAGTGATGACTTTCTATCTCAAAATGTTATACCTCTTGAAGCATACCATAATGGCCTAAAGACTGAAGCTATATCAGTATCTGCATCAGAGGAAGAAGGGCTGAGTTTCTTAAACGAATATGATGAAACCAAACCAGAACTGCCCAGTGGAAAAAAGAACCAGTCTCTTACATTGATAGaactgcttaaaaataaaaggatgggagaagaaaggaaTTCTGCTATTTTTCCTCAAAAGATCCATAATCAAACTGCAAGAAAGAGATTTGTTCAGAAATGTGTTCTTCCATTAAATGAAGATAGTTCATTAATGTATCAACCACAAAAAATGGACTTGACTATGCACTCAG GTATGCCTGTGAAGCTTAGAACATGTGTGCATTGCAATACGACGTTTACAAGTGCTGTTAGCCTGTCCAACCACTTACGCGCTTATGCACGAAAGAAGAGTGCTGGACTTGTGACTGGTACAG TAAAAGGAAATGATGAAGAAAGTAGGAAAGCTTTGGAATTGAAGAGATGGAAGAGGTAG